The following proteins are co-located in the Eublepharis macularius isolate TG4126 chromosome 5, MPM_Emac_v1.0, whole genome shotgun sequence genome:
- the TMEM275 gene encoding transmembrane protein 275 encodes MFSEKNSTPLSQKPSKKKTRPQGLPSPALCCACGLCIMLAGINITLVGAFAFGTFVPVNNPPIVIGPILLVVAFTFFGACCICSRRPPAHGTRKSKPGANIGLIKHGNTAFEIETSEHTVQDTTAVQLSPTNSPLSSRKSTPIHENSKTCKLFTMDSNGPAAKYTAGGESIQLNLPRDIAMS; translated from the coding sequence ATGTTCAGTGAAAAGAACAGCACTCCTTTGTCCCAGAAACCAAGCAAGAAAAAGACAAGACCACAAGGGCTGCCTTCCCCAGCTCTTTGCTGTGCCTGTGGGCTGTGCATCATGCTAGCAGGTATCAACATCACCCTGGTGGGAGCATTTGCTTTTGGAACATTTGTGCCTGTCAACAACCCTCCCATTGTCATTGGTCCTATCCTTTTGGTTGTGGCATTCACTTTTTTCGGGGCTTGTTGCATTTGCAGCCGAAGACCACCTGCTCATGGCAcaagaaaatccaaaccaggGGCCAATATTGGACTCATCAAACATGGGAACACGGCCTTTGAAATTGAAACCAGCGAGCATACAGTACAAGATACCACTGCTGTGCAACTAAGCCCAACTAACTCTCCACTGTCCTCCAGAAAGTCCACCCCTATTCATGAAAACTCCAAGACCTGCAAACTTTTTACAATGGATAGCAATGGACCAGCAGCAAAATACACAGCTGGGGGGGAATCGATACAACTGAATTTGCCCAGAGACATTGCTATGTCATAA